In a single window of the Desulfuromonas sp. TF genome:
- a CDS encoding ATP-binding protein — MGFFSYSRQVNQLEESVKDLAKNQYRLFQSILEADAEGLARAQTGLTRLEPLLIPFAGKDRARLLAATNPVFEELKRNHSITHMYFVEPDGTVFLRAHAPEQHGDSLTRATYFKAAESRKTVTGLEMGRNFFSLRCVEPLFHQGELIGYMEVAEEIDHVFERMKAITGNDVSLFLTQAFLQSYQMDFQTKQVDGFTVLYPTDREVSQQLAANSIELMREGLEKFSVSIVELNGKKYAVGMGPFQDAFGATGGILFSQRDLTPLYSAMWKGIMTSITVFSAIFFVCSALFYLSLRKSVKLFDVLRRHIQAVTKTWDLSCPLESNTCDEIGELVADFNLMKEEIRKLKGNLELRAEELAAANRELEAFSSSVSHDLRRPLTRIYTAAQLLQDGYSENLDSTGDFLVQEICRASAGMEELIEDLLMLSRIGRSEMQREKVDISLLAREVADEVQLIQPERRVEWVIPSGFAVRGDGHLLKVALRNLLENAWKFTGPVQHPKIEIGMIDQQERKAIFVRDNGVGFDMKDADRLFQPFQRLHDSNEFPGTGIGLATVQRIVHRHGGTLWVKGEKGKGTTFFFSLP, encoded by the coding sequence ATGGGTTTTTTTTCTTACAGCCGGCAGGTCAATCAGCTTGAAGAAAGCGTGAAGGATCTGGCAAAAAATCAGTACCGGCTGTTTCAGTCGATTCTGGAGGCCGATGCGGAAGGACTTGCCAGGGCCCAGACGGGTCTGACGCGCCTTGAGCCTCTGTTGATACCTTTTGCGGGAAAAGACAGAGCCCGGCTCCTGGCTGCAACAAACCCTGTTTTCGAAGAACTTAAACGAAACCACAGCATCACCCACATGTACTTCGTCGAACCGGATGGCACGGTTTTTCTCCGGGCCCACGCCCCGGAGCAGCATGGCGACAGCCTGACGAGGGCCACCTATTTCAAGGCCGCCGAAAGCAGGAAGACGGTCACCGGACTGGAAATGGGGCGGAATTTTTTCTCCTTGCGATGTGTCGAACCGCTCTTTCACCAGGGAGAGCTGATCGGCTACATGGAGGTGGCCGAGGAGATCGACCATGTTTTCGAGCGGATGAAGGCGATTACCGGAAACGACGTCAGCCTTTTCCTGACCCAGGCGTTTCTCCAAAGCTATCAGATGGATTTTCAGACAAAACAGGTCGATGGTTTTACCGTCCTCTATCCGACCGACAGAGAGGTTTCCCAGCAGTTGGCCGCAAATTCCATCGAACTCATGAGGGAAGGGCTGGAAAAATTCTCCGTATCGATCGTCGAACTGAACGGGAAAAAATACGCCGTCGGCATGGGACCCTTCCAGGACGCCTTCGGCGCGACGGGCGGGATATTGTTTTCACAGCGGGATCTTACTCCCCTTTACTCTGCCATGTGGAAAGGGATCATGACCAGCATTACGGTCTTCTCCGCGATCTTCTTCGTCTGTTCCGCGCTGTTCTACCTATCGCTCAGAAAAAGCGTGAAGCTGTTCGACGTACTGCGACGCCATATCCAGGCTGTAACCAAAACCTGGGATCTCTCCTGTCCGCTGGAGAGCAACACCTGTGATGAGATCGGCGAACTTGTCGCTGATTTCAACCTGATGAAGGAAGAGATCAGGAAATTGAAGGGCAATCTGGAACTCAGGGCCGAAGAGCTTGCGGCGGCCAACCGGGAACTTGAGGCTTTCAGTTCCTCTGTTTCCCACGATCTGAGGCGGCCGCTCACACGGATTTATACCGCTGCCCAGCTGTTGCAGGACGGGTATTCCGAAAACCTCGATTCGACAGGGGACTTTCTTGTACAGGAAATCTGCAGGGCAAGCGCTGGAATGGAGGAGTTGATCGAAGATCTGCTGATGCTCTCGCGCATCGGCAGGAGCGAGATGCAGAGGGAGAAGGTGGATATAAGTCTTCTGGCCCGCGAAGTTGCAGACGAGGTGCAGTTGATTCAACCGGAGCGAAGAGTCGAGTGGGTCATCCCCTCGGGTTTTGCGGTCAGGGGCGATGGTCACCTTCTGAAAGTGGCGCTCAGAAATCTTCTGGAGAACGCCTGGAAGTTCACCGGTCCGGTTCAACACCCGAAAATCGAAATCGGGATGATTGATCAGCAGGAAAGAAAGGCGATTTTTGTCCGTGACAACGGGGTCGGGTTCGACATGAAGGATGCCGACCGACTTTTCCAGCCTTTTCAGCGACTTCATGATTCAAATGAATTTCCAGGCACGGGGATCGGCCTTGCGACCGTTCAGCGCATCGTCCATCGCCACGGAGGGACGCTGTGGGTAAAAGGAGAAAAGGGAAAAGGAACCACCTTCTTTTTTTCACTCCCCTGA